The Candidatus Poribacteria bacterium DNA window AATTGAAGGAATCGCCGAGCCGGACCAGCTTCATCCGATTCAAGATGCGTTTTTAGAAAATGCTGCCCTCCAGTGTGGTATTTGCACGCCCGGCTTTATCATGGCGGCAAAAGCATTGTTAGATCAAAATCCGCATCCAACTGAGCATGAAATCCGCTATTGGCTAGCGGGCAATTTGTGTCGTTGTACTGGATACGATAAAATTGTACGTGCTGTCCAAGATGCAGGTGCATAATGGCAGAAAAGAAAGACTACAAGGTCGTTGGGACTCGTCCCATCCGTCACGATGGTGTTGATAAGGTTACAGGTCGCGCCCTTTACGGTGCAGATTTCCAAGCGGTAGGACTGTTACACGGCAGGGTTCTGCGCAGTCCACATGCCCATGCGCGGATAAAGTCAATTGATACGAGCCGTGCGGAAGCGTATCCCGGCGTGAGGGCAGTTGTAACGGCGAAGGATTTTCCTTCGGTCGAAGATAAGATCGCGGATCTTGGAGAGGGCGCAGCCAGTGTGAAGGATCTCCAAGATAACGTACTGGCAGGCGATAAGGCGCTGTACAAAGGACATCAGGTCGCAGCGGTTGCGGCGATTGACCCCCATACTGCTGAAGAGGCGCTTGAACTCATTGATGTTGAGTATGAGGTGCTGCCGCCGGTGATCAAAGTGCTTGACGCGATGAAGGAAGATGCACCGCTTCTGCACGAGGACATGCGAACCGATGAGATGGGGGAAAAGTCCGATAAGCCGAGCAACGTTGCGAGTCACTTCCAGCACAAGCAAGGCGACCTCGAAAAAGGGTATGCCGAAGCCGATGTGGTTGTTGAGCAAGAGTATACGACAGAGACTGTGCATCAAGGCTATATCGAACCCCACAATGCGACTGCGCTATACAATCCTGATGGGCAGTTGACAATCTGGTGCAGTACGCAGGGGGCATTCGCTGTTCGAGAGCAGGTGTCTGAGATTCTCCAGCTCCCCGTCTCAAAAGTTAAGGTTGTGCCGATGGAGATTGGTGGCGGCTTTGGTGGGAAGATTAATGTTTACATCAAGCCGATCGCTGCGATGCTTTCCATGAAAACAGGCAAACCTGTCAAGGTCCTAATGAGTCGAGCGGATGTCTTTGAAGGCACAGGTCCAACCCCAGGTTCGTACGTGCGTGTGAAGATGGGCGCAACGAATGATGGACGCATTACCGCTGCGGAAGCCTATCTTGCGTTTGAAGCGGGTGCGTATGCCGGCTCACCGGTTGGGGCAGCGGCGTTCTGCGTCTTCTCGCCCTACAAAGTTGAGAATGGACAGGTTGATGGATATGATGTGGTCGTCAATAAGCCGAAGACCGCCGCATATCGTGCGCCTGGTGCAACAAATGCTGCATTTGCTGCTGAAACTGTCATCGACGAGATTTGTGAGAAGATCGGGATGGATCCACTCGAATTCCGTATCCTCAATAGTGCGAAAGAGGGGGATATCCGTGTTGATGGTCCTCCGACTCCACATGTTGGTTTCGTCGAAACGGTTGAAGCCGCAAAGGATCATCCACACTATTCTGCACCGCTTGAAGGTGAGAATAGAGGACGTGGCGTTGCT harbors:
- a CDS encoding xanthine dehydrogenase family protein molybdopterin-binding subunit: MAEKKDYKVVGTRPIRHDGVDKVTGRALYGADFQAVGLLHGRVLRSPHAHARIKSIDTSRAEAYPGVRAVVTAKDFPSVEDKIADLGEGAASVKDLQDNVLAGDKALYKGHQVAAVAAIDPHTAEEALELIDVEYEVLPPVIKVLDAMKEDAPLLHEDMRTDEMGEKSDKPSNVASHFQHKQGDLEKGYAEADVVVEQEYTTETVHQGYIEPHNATALYNPDGQLTIWCSTQGAFAVREQVSEILQLPVSKVKVVPMEIGGGFGGKINVYIKPIAAMLSMKTGKPVKVLMSRADVFEGTGPTPGSYVRVKMGATNDGRITAAEAYLAFEAGAYAGSPVGAAAFCVFSPYKVENGQVDGYDVVVNKPKTAAYRAPGATNAAFAAETVIDEICEKIGMDPLEFRILNSAKEGDIRVDGPPTPHVGFVETVEAAKDHPHYSAPLEGENRGRGVASGYWPNFGMKSSVVINVTADGTISLVEGSTDIGGTRASIAMQAAEVLGISAESVTPSVADTDSVGYTAVTGGSRTAFATGYAAYEAAQDVKQQMIERAAKLWEVDTDAVQFTDGVFSTVNGQEHEVDFKGLAARLDETGGPVVGRGTADPNQPGPSIGVHVVDVEVDPDTGKIDILRYTATQDAGKAVHPSYVEGQIQGGAVQGIGWALNEEYIYNEKGEMTNASFLDYRIPTCLDLPMIDAVIVEVPNPGHPFGVRGVGETPIIAPPAAIANAVYRAVGVRMKELPMSPGRVLKTMGKI
- a CDS encoding (2Fe-2S)-binding protein, with amino-acid sequence MLEVLRDVLHLTGAKEGCNNGNCGACSVILDGRLVNSCLVLGAELEGKSLETIEGIAEPDQLHPIQDAFLENAALQCGICTPGFIMAAKALLDQNPHPTEHEIRYWLAGNLCRCTGYDKIVRAVQDAGA